Proteins encoded by one window of Lathyrus oleraceus cultivar Zhongwan6 chromosome 1, CAAS_Psat_ZW6_1.0, whole genome shotgun sequence:
- the LOC127081309 gene encoding uncharacterized protein LOC127081309 → MATVPEPKRKTCSYSFHRESLTSLIELSSLMPSGDQKGFVDQYGDILTLLKMVVDPVPLQTLLQFYDPELHCFTFQDYQLAPTLEEYSILLSVPIQHQVPFLDVPKEVDFRAVARALQLSVKEVCDNWKPSGDVVGLPLKFLLRVARGEAKKGNWEAFHAQLAVMIYGIVLFPSMPNFVDYVAVCIFRGGNPVPTLLADTYYAIHSRHGKGGAIRCCLPLLLRWFMSLLPASGPFVDAQSTHKSTQRVMSLTSYDIRWQSYRMDVRDVVMSCGEFWNVPLVGIRGCINYNPVLSLRQLGFVMKGRPLKAEVAESVYFEKQSDPARLEQIGRAWKSIGVKDGSVLGKKFVIAMPDYTDWVKKRVETLLLPYDRMEPLQEQPPLILAESVPAEHYKQALMENRRLREKEQDTQMELYKAKADRLHLAHQLREVQGEDASRVRSKKRSYEEMESMLDAEHRECLRLQRAEASYQKKIRDLEKQLRDKDIQLKKEVDLRQTSEEYLGGEVMELRRQLKEKITPLPECSECTLLIDQCQYLKTLIPEDRLS, encoded by the coding sequence atggcaacagtcccagagccgaagcggaagacttgttcctacagctttcatcgtgagtCGTTGACTTCATTGATAGAGTTGAGTAGCCTTATGCCCAGTGGTgaccagaaggggtttgttgaccagtatggggatattctgacgctgttgaagatggtagtcgatccggtaccgttgcagactcttcttcagttctacgacccagagcttcattgtttcacctttcaagattatcagttggcgcctactctcgaggagtattccattctgctgagtgtcccgattcagcatcaggttcctttcttggacgtaccgaaggaagttgatttcagagctgttgccagagctctccagttgagtgtcaaagaagtctgtgataactggaagcccagtggggatgttgtgggtctgccattgaagtttctgctgagagtgGCCAGAGGAGAAGCAaagaaggggaattgggaagcttttcatgcccagcttgctgttatgatctatgggatcgtcctattcCCGAGCATGCCCAATTTTGTGGACTATGTTGCGGTCTGTATCTTCAGAGGAGGGAATCCAGTTCCcactctgttagctgacacttactatgctattcacagtaggcatggtaagggtggagctatcagatgttgtctacctctcttgctcagatggttcatgtcccttctgccagccagtggaccctttgtggatgctcagagcactcataagtcgactcagagggtcatgtcgcttacttcctatgacatcagatggcaatcatatcggatggatgtgcgggatgttgttatgagttgtggagaattctggaacgtgccactcgtggggatcagaggttgcataaattataatccagttctttctcttcgtcagttagGGTTTGTAATGAAAGGAAGACCACTTAAAGCTGAagtagctgaaagtgtgtattttgagaagcagagtgacccggctagattggagcagataggaagagcttggaagtctattggtgtgaaggatggatctgtcttagggaaaAAGTTTGtcattgctatgcctgattacactgattgggtaaagaagagagtggaaactttgttgctaccctacgatagaatggagccgttgcaggagcaaccacctttgatccttgctgagagtgtgcctgctgagcactacaagcaagccctgatggagaatcgccggttgagggagaaggagcaagatacccagatggagctctacaaagccaaagctgataggttgcacttggcccatcaactcagggaagtgcaaggagaggatgctagtagagtgagaagcaagaagagatcctacgaagagatggaatccatgttagatgcagaacatcgggagtgtttgaggctgcagagagctgaagccagcTACCAGAAAAAGATtagagacttggagaagcaactcagagacaaagacatccagttgaagaaagaggtagattTGAGGCAGACATCAGAGGAATACCTTGGAGGAGAAGTTAtggagcttagaagacaattgaaggagaagatcacccctctaccagaatgttcagaatgcacactgttgatagaccagtgccagtacctgaagactctcattccggaagaccgtttgtcttag